In the Paramormyrops kingsleyae isolate MSU_618 chromosome 6, PKINGS_0.4, whole genome shotgun sequence genome, one interval contains:
- the ankrd52a gene encoding serine/threonine-protein phosphatase 6 regulatory ankyrin repeat subunit C, translating to MGILNITDQPPLVQAIFNRNAEEVQLLLHKKEEVNALDHERRTPLHAAACLGDVHIMDLLINSGASVNAKDHVWLTPLHRAAASRNERAVGLLLRQGAEVNARDKYWQTALHVAAANRATRCAEALLPQLSSLNVADRMGRTALHHAAHSGYLEMVKLLLNKGANLSASDKKERQPIHWAAYLGHLEVVKLLVSRSADTACKDKRGYTPLHAAAASGQIDVVKYLLRLGAEIDEPNAFGNTALHVACYTGQEAVANELVNRGANVNQPNLRGYTPLHLAAVSTNGALCLELLVNNGADVNMQSKDGKSPLHMAAIHGRFTRSQILIQNGGEIDCVDKYGNTPLHVAAKYGHELLISTLMTNGADTARQGIHGMFPLHLAVLYGFSDCCRKLLSSGQLYSIVSSLSNEHVLSAGFDINTPDNQGRTCLHAAASGGNVECLNLLLSSGADLSKKDKLGRTPLHYAAANGGYQCSVALVRAGAEVNEPDGKGCSPLHYAAASQAFRRVDRHYSGSQPTEEEKAKEAFLCLEHLLDNGADPAVRNASGYTAVHYAAAHGNKQNLELLLEMSFNCLGDVESSAPVSPLHLAAYNGHCEALRVLAETLVNLDVRDSGGRTALYVATQRGHGACVEVLLAHGASRLLKERRRKWSPAHVAAAHGHIDCLQALMDNGERDDLPDVIDAMGQTPLMLAVLGSHTSCVSLLLERDATPDAGDKWGRTALHRAAVVGCEDCVLALLEHEAYVLCRDVRGRTPLHLAASCGHTELLSCLLQAAARTDPLDPLLDYSGYSPLHWAAYHGHEDCLEVLLEHKPFSIQEGNPFTPLHCALIRGHDGVAELLVETLGSQLVNIRDAKGRSPLHAAAFAESLPGLQLVLRRGAEVDAVDHAGRSALMVAADRGQTAAVEFLLHRAKVDLSLLDMNKNTALHLACSKGHETCALLILGEIHNPSLINATNSALQMPLHIAARNGLAAVVQALLSRGATVLAVDGEGHTPALACAPNKDVADCLALILSTMKPFPPKEPAGATISFNLLKHCGITAACSPMPNGNLRHGNLRHGYAKERHGAVGVDGCFSE from the exons GACCATGAACGCCGTACGCCTCTGCACGCCGCTGCTTGTCTGGGCGACGTTCACATAATGGACCTCCTCATCAATTCAG GTGCTAGTGTTAATGCAAAGGACCATGTGTGGCTGACACCTCTGCACCGGGCAGCTGCCTCCCGCAATGAA AGGGCTGTGGGGCTGCTGTTGCGGCAGGGTGCGGAGGTGAACGCTCGGGACAAGTACTGGCAGACGGCGCTGCACGTGGCAGCCGCCAACCGCGCCACCAGGTGCGCCGAGGCCCTGCTACCCCAGCTGAGCAGCCTGAACGTGGCGGACCGCATGGGCCGGACAGCGCTGCACCATGCCGCCCACAGCGGCTACCTGGAG ATGGTGAAGTTGCTGCTGAACAAAGGGGCCAATCTGAGTGCCAGCGATAAGAAAGAGAGGCAGCCCATCCACTGGGCAGCCTATCTGG GGCATTTGGAGGTGGTGAAGCTCCTGGTGTCACGGAGTGCGGACACAGCCTGCAAGGACAAGCGGGGCTACACGCCCCTCCATGCCGCCGCTGCCAGCGGCCAGATAGACGTGGTCAAGTACCTCCTCCGACTGGGGGCTGAG ATTGATGAGCCCAACGCCTTTGGGAACACGGCGCTGCACGTGGCCTGTTACACCGGCCAGGAGGCGGTGGCCAACGAGCTGGTGAACCGCGGCGCCAACGTCAACCAGCCCAACCTGCGCGGATACACCCCGCTGCACCTGGCAGCCGTGTCCACCAACGGGGCGCTCTGCCTGGAGCTGCTGGTCAACAACGGGGCCGACGTCAACATGCAG AGCAAAGACGGGAAGAGCCCCCTGCACATGGCTGCCATTCACGGACGCTTCACTCGCTCCCAGATCCTCATCCAAAATG GTGGGGAGATCGACTGTGTGGATAAATATGGCAATACTCCTCTTCACGTTGCTGCTAAGTATGGCCATGAGCTGCTCATCAGCACCCTGATGACCAATGGCGCTGACACGGCCAG GCAGGGGATCCATGGCATGTTCCCCCTGCACCTGGCAGTGCTCTACGGGTTCTCAGACTGTTGTCGCAAGTTACTCTCCTCAG GTCAGCTGTACAGCATTGTGTCGTCTCTGAGCAATGAGCACGTGCTCTCAGCTGGGTTTGACATAAACACCCCGGACAACCAGGGGAGGACCTGTCTACACGCTGCTGCTTCGGGAGG AAACGTTGAATGTCTTAACCTGCTTTTGAGCAGTGGCGCCGACCTGAGTAAGAAGGACAAATTGGGAAG GACCCCCTTGCACTATGCGGCAGCCAATGGGGGCTACCAGTGCAGCGTGGCCTTGGTGCGCGCCGGGGCTGAGGTGAATGAGCCCGACGGCAAAGGCTGCTCCCCGCTGCACTACGCTGCTGCCTCCCAAGCCTTCCGCCG GGTGGACCGACATTACTCTGGGAGCCAGCCAACTGAGGAGGAGAAGGCAAAGGAGGCCTTTCT CTGCCTGGAGCATTTGCTGGACAATGGGGCGGACCCAGCTGTGCGCAACGCCAGTGGCTACACTGCAGTTCACTATGCAGCCGCGCATGGCAACAAGCAGAACCTGGAACTG CTCCTGGAAATGTCTTTCAACTGCCTGGGAGACGTGGAGAGCAGCGCCCCCGTCAGCCCGCTACACTTAGCT GCCTACAACGGCCACTGTGAGGCGCTGCGCGTGCTGGCAGAGACCCTGGTGAACCTGGATGTGCGCGACTCTGGCGGACGCACCGCGCTGTACGTGGCCACACAGAGGGGACACGGCGCCTGCGTGGAGGTGCTGCTCGCCCACGGCGCCTCCCGCCTGCTGAAGGAGCGCCGCCGCAAGTGGAGCCCCGCCCATGTAGCag ctgctcaCGGCCACATAGACTGTCTGCAGGCACTGATGGACAACGGGGAGCGGGACGACCTCCCTGATGTCATCGATGCCATGGGACA AACCCCACTGATGTTGGCCGTCTTGGGTAGCCACACGAGCTGCGTGAGCCTCCTGCTGGAGCGGGACGCCACACCGGACGCGGGCGACAAGTGGGGCAGGACAGCCCTTCATCGGGCG GCGGTGGTGGGCTGTGAGGACTGTGTGCTGGCCCTACTGGAGCACGAAGCCTATGTGCTGTGCCGGGACGTCCGGGGCCGTACCCCCCTGCACCTGGCAGCCTCCTGCGGCCACACGGAGCTCCTGAGCTGCCTGCTGCAGGCTGCCGCCCGCACTGACCCCCTGGACCCTCTGCTGGACTACAGCGGGTACAGCCCCCTGCACTGGGCTGCCTACCATG GGCATGAAGACTGTTTGGAAGTTTTACTTGAACACAAACCATTTAGTATCCAGGAAGGCAACCCTTTCACCCCACTGCACTGCGCTCT CATCCGTGGTCACGATGGCGTTGCTGAGCTCCTAGTCGAGACCTTGGGCTCCCAGCTGGTCAACATCCGCGATGCCAAAGGAAG ATCCCCGCTGCATGCCGCTGCCTTTGCGGAGAGCCTGCCAGGGCTGCAGCTGGTGCTGCGCCGAGGCGCCGAGGTCGACGCCGTGGACCACGCCGGGCGCTCCGCCCTCATGGTGGCTGCCGACCGAGGCCAGACTGCAGCTGTGG AGTTTCTGTTGCACCGCGCCAAGGTTGACCTCTCCCTGCTGGACATGAACAAGAATACAGCCCTTCACCTGGCCTGCAGCAAG GGTCATGAGACGTGTGCCCTGCTGATCCTGGGCGAGATCCACAATCCGTCTCTCATCAATGCGACGAACAGCGCGCTGCAGAT GCCCCTGCACATTGCTGCGCGGAATGGGCTCGCCGCTGTGGTGCAGGCGCTGCTCAGCCGCGGGGCCACGGTGCTGGCAGTGGACGGGGAGG GCCACACCCCAGCCTTGGCCTGTGCCCCCAACAAGGACGTGGCTGACTGCCTGGCCCTGATCCTGTCCACCATGAAGCCTTTTCCTCCCAAAGAGCCCGCCGGCGCCACCATCAGCTTCAACCTGCTGAAGCACTGCGGCATCACTGCAGCCTGCAGTCCCATGCCCAACGGCAACCTGCGCCACGGCAACCTTCGCCACGGTTACGCCAAGGAGCGTCACGGTGCCGTCGGGGTGGACGGCTGCTTCTCCGAGTGA